The genomic stretch CGTTACGTCTTTGAAGGTCAGTATTATCGAATCAGGATTTTCATTTGCATTCCTTCCAATCACCAGACTAATCTCGGCAACGATTGGTGATTCGCCGGACGTAATCAGCTCGACTTCAAATGCAGATAGATTCTTGCCTGAAAAGAGACAAGATCTTGCTTCTCTCAATTTTTCCTTGCCCTCTTCAGAAAGAAAGTCCGAAAACTTCTTCATCTTCAGTTGCTCTTCGCCGAATCCCAGTAGATCACATGCAGTTTTGTTCGGATAAAGGATATTTTCCGATAGATCCAGCAGAAGAATGCCCTCCAACGAGTTACTTAAAACTGCGCTGAATTCGGAGATTCTTTTTTTTCGTTCCCTGATGTGATAGATTGAACTTGCCAGAAGAACCGGAAACCCTACAGCTAAGAGAGCCACGGAAATGAACTCAAAGTAATTCATTCCGGTAAGCGCTTCGAGTAAATCGAAGTATGTCGAAAGCGACAGCAAAATGAGTCCGAGAGGTATTCCCCTATGAAGATCTCTGTTCCCGAGGAGGTAAGCCGCAACGAGCGAAACCGCAATAATAACCATTTCACTCAATACAGCTAGCAGCCTGACCGGCTGAAAAGAGTGCATTGAAAATACTATTGACGAAACAACTATGATCAAAATTGATGTCAGATATACCTGCAGCTTACCTCTTATGATAGTCAACCAAGGATCACCTCAGTTATATTATATTATACAGCGGCAAAAAAAATCCCAGAGTTCATTGCACACAGACATTGTAGGCTTTATAATCTACCGCTGATTTCTCGCCTTCCCACGATCTAAAATATCTAAAAACAATTGCCGAATTCCCATCATCTGCCGCCTGGAAAGTCCAGGTGACTTTTGAAGGGGCTCCGACTTTTCCACTCTCATCGGCCAGGACTCTCTTATCGATTTCAATGACAGCCTCTCCAAGAATCTGATACTGCCATGAGTATCCTGTGCTGGCATTCTCTTCCAGAGTCACAGTGAAGGTTGAGCCGGGGGAAACCTCGTTCATTAGAATATTGAAATCAACCTGGCCTTTTTCCTCACCAGCTACATTAACAGTCAATGCCCTGAAGTCTATCGAGTGCTTATCTCCTTCCCACTCCCTGAAGAGTTTTAAGGTTATCAATGCCTTCCCCTCTTCTGCTGCAGTCATTATCCAGCCTTTGACGGAGGGAGCTCCTGGCATCATACTGGGGGTATTGTGCTCTTCAAGGAAGTTTCTCAGGACACCGGTAGGTTCCGCGAAAATATGCCAGAGATACCCTGTGGAAGGATTTTCTTGAACTTCGAGTATGGCAAGATCAGTTACACTCATTGATTTGGCCGACTCTTTCAGCTCAAATGCAAACCCAGAAGTGATTATCAATGCGATATAACAAAATGCTATTAGTGATTTCTTCATGGTATCCACCTCCTATATTAGAAAAAGTTCTTTCTGTCTTCCATCTAAATAGTCAATCTCGCCGTCTCTGAAAGCGACAGTCTCCTCCAAGAATCCGTAAACCGACTGGCCACTCCAAGAAGCCACCGGAGTTCTGTTGTTCAACTCCATGGCAAAGCAAGTCGAATCCCTGATTTTAAGATCTCCCGTACCCTTAATCCCTTTCTGATTATTCCAAAGTCCTATGATTGGCCCCGCGCCGTGTCCATGATAACCAACAGGATGCGAATAGATCGTCGCATCGAGACCTTTTTCTGCTGCGTCTTTCAATGACATTCTTAACAGCTCGTTACCGCTGATACCCTCAATGAAATTTCGTGCCAGAATGTCCTGAACCTCGTTCGTCCTGAAAATGACATCTTGCAGCTCTTCCAAAACGCTACTTTGACCTTCCATTTTCAGGTAAAACATTTGCTGTGTATCTGTCGCCAGACCATTGAAGACAAAACCAAAATCACAGTGTAGAAGATCTCCCTCCTCTATTACTCCTGTACTTCTAGGGTCGTCCACACCGCGCCTTTGAAAGTCAACATCCGGCCCAAACCATGTTTTCAATCCAATATCTACTGCAAGTCGCTTTAGCAGAAACTCAACATCTCGAGTTGTCGTCATACAGGACGATATATTCTCTCTAGAAAACGCATTCCGGATTATTATGTGCGCAATTCTGTCGAGATGCCTGTATATCTCAATCTCCCTGTCTGTTCTGGTCTGCAGCCAGTTGATTGCGATGTTCTCGGCACTCACCAGATTCACTTTACCGCTTAGCTGATTTCTTAGCGACTCGAACAGAGAATGAGTTATTCCGTCGGCCACTGCGAAATCTTTCGAGAAGTCTATTCCAAGACTCTCAATTCTCAGATCTTCAAGCAGCGTTGCAATAGACTTGAAAATATCTCCGTCTTCGACTCTCCATGCGCTTTCGTAGAAGTCTTCCATCTTGCTTCCATAAGGAGATAGCACGAATCTCTTGTCTTTTGTCAAGAGAAACGCAGTTATCCTGCTGGCCCCGTAGAACGAGCCGGGAAGAAGCGTGCTTATTATGGGATCTTCGTTATTTTCCCTTCCGATAACCAACCAGGCGTCGAAATTCTCTTCTTGAAGAAGACCTGGCATGATATTATCCAGTCTATCAAGCAGAACTTCGTTATGTTCACTGATTCTCTCTTCCTCAGAGGGCATATTGGCACCTATCTCTCCGTACTGATCTGCAAATCTATTCATCGGCTCCTCCGTTATCCTTTCCAATGGGAATGTCGACTTCCGAGCTTTCTAGAAGCTTTTTCAGATAATCCGCATTCTTCTCCAAAAAGCTCTCTTCAGTCCCCAGATGAACACCTACCGGACCTTTGCTTCTAATTCGCAGTCTCTTGCATGAGCTCTTCTGACGACTAATAAGCCTGTAGGTAATCCCGTCAATCTCAATAAATCCTTTGATTTCCAATTTATCACCTCCTGAGATAATCTATCATGTATATTGTGCAAAACAAAGAACAGTGCAACTCTCTTGCTTTGCCAATGAGATGCAGAGTAAAATTGAGGAACCAAAATCGGAGGAGACAGCGTTGTTGCATAATGTGGAACCGGAAAAACTCCAGGGAATTGAGACTATCGCTGAGGAACTCGGCCAGAATCTCATGTCCTTGTCTGTAACAGAACTTTATACAAAGGGAATCGTGTACGTCGATAATCCCGAAGAGCCAAATATCTATGTAATCTGGAACTGCTGTGATTCGATTCTGGTTGGAGGCAGGATTGAAGATAATTTGCTCATTCCCTTGCGCGATCTCTTTTCTAAAACTCTTATGACGCTGGCAAGAGGTTTTGGAATTCCTCATCTGAATTTCTATTCAGCTCCAGTCATGTATGAAAGACTTGGAAACATCCTAATCGGTTTGGGTTCCAGGCAGGTGAGAAGATCTCTATTTCAGATGCGTTCATCGAAGGACATGAAAAGTGGAAATTGCAACAATGATAATGCTCCTCGAAGAATAACCAGAGAATTGCTTGAGATGGAACTGACTAATACCAAGGCGCTTGAGGGCTGGATATACTCTTTTTGGAAAGACGAGGAGTCCTTCCTACGTAATAGCGGTGGTTACGCAGTAGTCAGAAAAGGTACGATCCTAAGCTGGTGCATCGGCGTGTACAGATCTGCCGATAGAATTGAGGTAGGTCTGGAGACAGTCGAAGAATCCAGAAATCAGGGGTTCGGTATGGCTGTTTCAAGAGCATGTATAAATGAATTCTTATCGAACGGACTGACAGTTGACTGGCATTGCGACTCGGCGAATAGCCCTTCGCTATCGATTGCCAGGAAACTCGGGTTCAAAGAAATACTTGAATACAGTATCTATCAGATAGACACTTGAAAGGAGCGAAACAATGAGATCATCAAGACTAATATGCACCGCTTGTGGAAAGGAGTTCTCAGATGAGCGTTTTCGCTGTGAATGCGGAGAACCTCTTGAAGTAGTTATTGAAATGAAAAGGACTGTGAAAATACAATTCCATCGATCAGGTATTTTGGAGAGTTTCTCAGATCTCCTTCCTGGACTGGAAGACAAAAACTCCCTTTCTTTAGGCGAGGGATTCACCCCCCTGACCAGACTCGGTGACAAAGACTCTTACGGGATGGAACTCTACGCCAAAAATGAATCTATCAATCCAACATGGTCATTCAAGGACAGGGGAAGTTATCTAGCTGTCCTCGATGCTATTGGCAGAGGTTACAACCACATTGGTACGGTATCTACCGGAAACATGGCGGCTTCAGTTGCCGCATTCGGCAAGAGAGCAGGATTGGAAACCACCATTCTTGTCTCCGATTCGATTCCAGATGAAAAGCTCTCTCCAATTTCGATATACGGCTCCAGAGTTATCAAGGTTAAAGGTGACTATGGGCAGCTTTACTACAACTCTCTGGAAGCCGGTAGCGACAGCGGAATCTACTTTGCAAATTCCGACGCTCCGATGAGGGTTGAAGGATCGAAAACGA from Mesotoga infera encodes the following:
- a CDS encoding PAS domain-containing protein; translation: MTIIRGKLQVYLTSILIIVVSSIVFSMHSFQPVRLLAVLSEMVIIAVSLVAAYLLGNRDLHRGIPLGLILLSLSTYFDLLEALTGMNYFEFISVALLAVGFPVLLASSIYHIRERKKRISEFSAVLSNSLEGILLLDLSENILYPNKTACDLLGFGEEQLKMKKFSDFLSEEGKEKLREARSCLFSGKNLSAFEVELITSGESPIVAEISLVIGRNANENPDSIILTFKDVT
- a CDS encoding chagasin, with protein sequence MKKSLIAFCYIALIITSGFAFELKESAKSMSVTDLAILEVQENPSTGYLWHIFAEPTGVLRNFLEEHNTPSMMPGAPSVKGWIMTAAEEGKALITLKLFREWEGDKHSIDFRALTVNVAGEEKGQVDFNILMNEVSPGSTFTVTLEENASTGYSWQYQILGEAVIEIDKRVLADESGKVGAPSKVTWTFQAADDGNSAIVFRYFRSWEGEKSAVDYKAYNVCVQ
- a CDS encoding M24 family metallopeptidase, producing the protein MNRFADQYGEIGANMPSEEERISEHNEVLLDRLDNIMPGLLQEENFDAWLVIGRENNEDPIISTLLPGSFYGASRITAFLLTKDKRFVLSPYGSKMEDFYESAWRVEDGDIFKSIATLLEDLRIESLGIDFSKDFAVADGITHSLFESLRNQLSGKVNLVSAENIAINWLQTRTDREIEIYRHLDRIAHIIIRNAFSRENISSCMTTTRDVEFLLKRLAVDIGLKTWFGPDVDFQRRGVDDPRSTGVIEEGDLLHCDFGFVFNGLATDTQQMFYLKMEGQSSVLEELQDVIFRTNEVQDILARNFIEGISGNELLRMSLKDAAEKGLDATIYSHPVGYHGHGAGPIIGLWNNQKGIKGTGDLKIRDSTCFAMELNNRTPVASWSGQSVYGFLEETVAFRDGEIDYLDGRQKELFLI
- a CDS encoding GNAT family N-acetyltransferase, whose translation is MQSKIEEPKSEETALLHNVEPEKLQGIETIAEELGQNLMSLSVTELYTKGIVYVDNPEEPNIYVIWNCCDSILVGGRIEDNLLIPLRDLFSKTLMTLARGFGIPHLNFYSAPVMYERLGNILIGLGSRQVRRSLFQMRSSKDMKSGNCNNDNAPRRITRELLEMELTNTKALEGWIYSFWKDEESFLRNSGGYAVVRKGTILSWCIGVYRSADRIEVGLETVEESRNQGFGMAVSRACINEFLSNGLTVDWHCDSANSPSLSIARKLGFKEILEYSIYQIDT
- a CDS encoding pyridoxal-phosphate dependent enzyme gives rise to the protein MRSSRLICTACGKEFSDERFRCECGEPLEVVIEMKRTVKIQFHRSGILESFSDLLPGLEDKNSLSLGEGFTPLTRLGDKDSYGMELYAKNESINPTWSFKDRGSYLAVLDAIGRGYNHIGTVSTGNMAASVAAFGKRAGLETTILVSDSIPDEKLSPISIYGSRVIKVKGDYGQLYYNSLEAGSDSGIYFANSDAPMRVEGSKTIAFEIFIQLGERVPDFVIVPTSSGGNVRGIEKGFRELRDSKLSVSIPRMIVAQAAGCSPIDLAFSSRASTITRFHNPETIAHAIENPFPPSGNAVLRMLKRNGGATVAIDESSIMKAQRSLAMNGFFVQPASAVSYAAISKLHEELDMRKALVVVVLTGSGLKYPAILKEHPAHIETTSLESLEEILKKKPTPK